In Anaerobaca lacustris, the sequence ATTGGCGACAGGCTATGTGGGGTGTGGATTGGTGCTGTGGTTCATACAGTCCCGATTTCTGTACCGTCCCGTGCGGGACATCGCGTTTACGCCGGAGGATCGAGGCTGCGATTTCGACGACGTCACGTTTCGCACGCAGGACGGCCTGACGCTGCATGGCTGGTACGTTGCCGCCGCCGACGCACCGTTCACGATTCTGTTCTGCCACGGCAACGCAGGGAACATCATGCATCGGGCCGACACGATCGACCTGTTCCACAGCCTCGGTCTGAACTGCTTTGTCTTCGATTATCGCGGCTATGGCCGGAGCGAAGGCCGACCGACGGAGATCGGGACCTATCGCGACGCCCGTGCCGCCTATGATTGGCTGACACAGGTCAAAGGTGTCCCCGCAGAGCGGATCGTTCTGTTCGGACGCTCTCTGGGCGGCAGCATCGCGGCGCATCTGGCCGGACAG encodes:
- a CDS encoding alpha/beta hydrolase; translated protein: MGLVLLYLGAALATGYVGCGLVLWFIQSRFLYRPVRDIAFTPEDRGCDFDDVTFRTQDGLTLHGWYVAAADAPFTILFCHGNAGNIMHRADTIDLFHSLGLNCFVFDYRGYGRSEGRPTEIGTYRDARAAYDWLTQVKGVPAERIVLFGRSLGGSIAAHLAGQVDARAAVVESAFTSYPDIGARMYPYMPVRMFARFQYDTRAHLARARCPVLVMHSREDKLVPFEFGRRLYEAAPEPKRFVEITGGHNDGYLTSGELYRDAWVEWLNFVGDDRLEFTACRTS